In Burkholderia pyrrocinia, the following proteins share a genomic window:
- a CDS encoding Hsp20/alpha crystallin family protein, protein MNTELSKWNPFKFLRKTQTEKVGEQSSSNAPTSKHWPAEWPDVSRLLSSDPWHAMGELLRDPFAGFGGLDRWFGDFSSSRFQPRIDVVDDGDALRITAELPGMDREDLQTSIEDGVLVLRGDKKQDTRSEENGCYRLERSHGSFTRTIPLPDGVDVDKVDAKFDKGVLTLRLPKTASARSAVRKIEIN, encoded by the coding sequence ATGAACACTGAGCTGAGTAAATGGAACCCGTTCAAATTCCTGCGCAAAACGCAAACCGAAAAGGTTGGCGAGCAATCGTCATCCAACGCGCCAACGTCGAAGCACTGGCCGGCCGAGTGGCCCGATGTGTCGCGGCTCCTCTCGTCGGACCCGTGGCACGCGATGGGTGAATTGCTGCGCGATCCGTTCGCAGGCTTCGGCGGTCTTGACCGATGGTTCGGCGACTTCAGCTCGTCGCGCTTCCAGCCGCGCATCGATGTCGTCGACGACGGCGACGCGCTGCGCATCACCGCCGAGCTGCCGGGAATGGATCGCGAGGATTTGCAGACGTCCATCGAAGACGGCGTCCTGGTCCTGCGTGGCGACAAGAAGCAGGACACGAGGAGCGAGGAAAACGGCTGCTATCGGCTGGAACGGTCGCACGGCTCATTCACGCGCACGATTCCGCTGCCCGATGGGGTCGATGTCGACAAGGTGGACGCGAAGTTTGATAAGGGCGTCTTGACGCTTCGATTGCCGAAGACGGCTTCCGCTCGCTCCGCAGTCAGGAAGATCGAGATCAACTAA
- a CDS encoding phosphate-starvation-inducible PsiE family protein — MDALRWEPRVLGFYERFEQAVAHILSTVISVIIAISLWQLIRAVGVLLVREALNPLDHAVFQTVFGMIMTLLIAMEFKHSIIRVMLRRDHIVQVKTVVLIALLAIARKFIILDPNTDPERIGALAAALLALGGVYWLMRQRDDRVEVEGLPD; from the coding sequence ATGGACGCACTCCGGTGGGAGCCGCGCGTCCTTGGCTTTTACGAGCGTTTCGAACAGGCTGTCGCGCACATCCTGAGCACCGTCATTTCCGTCATCATCGCCATATCACTGTGGCAACTCATCCGTGCGGTAGGCGTATTGCTCGTTCGGGAAGCGCTGAACCCGCTGGATCATGCCGTGTTCCAGACGGTCTTTGGCATGATCATGACGTTGCTGATTGCGATGGAATTCAAGCACTCCATCATCCGCGTGATGCTTCGACGTGACCATATCGTGCAGGTGAAAACGGTCGTGCTGATCGCTTTGCTCGCGATTGCGCGCAAATTCATTATTCTTGATCCGAACACCGATCCGGAACGGATTGGAGCCTTGGCCGCTGCCCTTCTGGCTCTGGGCGGGGTCTATTGGCTCATGCGTCAGCGCGATGATCGGGTTGAAGTGGAAGGCTTGCCGGACTGA
- a CDS encoding DUF6566 family protein yields MPAGTGHGACAQRRRGARRLCSAHFLHRFLHRHRRQALEATVQHQQDAQIRDPYRGHEIRVWARRNDSGAWRDEVQVYVGGERIELVVPAADGPDWMTENEALLAGVERGRYLIDKRIDDD; encoded by the coding sequence GTGCCGGCCGGCACCGGGCACGGCGCGTGCGCGCAGCGCCGACGGGGCGCGCGGCGGCTTTGCAGCGCGCATTTTTTGCATCGCTTTTTGCATCGTCATCGCAGACAAGCACTGGAGGCCACCGTGCAGCATCAACAGGACGCACAGATTCGCGACCCGTATCGCGGCCACGAGATCCGCGTGTGGGCGCGGCGCAACGACAGCGGCGCGTGGCGCGACGAGGTGCAGGTGTATGTCGGCGGCGAGCGCATCGAACTGGTCGTGCCGGCGGCCGACGGCCCCGACTGGATGACCGAGAACGAAGCGTTGCTCGCGGGCGTCGAGCGCGGTCGCTACCTGATTGACAAGCGCATTGATGATGATTGA
- a CDS encoding maltotransferase domain-containing protein, with protein MDSTPTFAPHIYFCDARLVGPLDAWPQTFARIAGMGFDHVLVGAFWAAGVAGFPRHVADFRRPAQPFATRASALETFSRLAQLAHGHGLRLLLEVVPDRIARENPLRAEHPDWYVERTHDDALIDPRGTAHALDVAHANLGDEAARDALSAWWCAHLATFADAGAAGFLIDAPHHLPADWWPGWRAALRRARPDVAVLAAVPGHARDALAQLEAAGFDAVFSSVRWWDLRAPWFADEHRLLRRIGSPIAFPDALDGPRLADDWPDAPDDTVARAYRRALWTAAAVGTGWLVPMGFEHGVALPLMARDADAGRYRAAFERARFDLSGTIADANAWRRATPVAAARGEIAQLSAPGAPATVLLRGTGPSLEHDEAALLIALNPDLDAAVTVDPATILPGVPGGFTRVVTQHGAQTHPPAALEPFTLGPGAYAMLHAWQAPPVTTLPDDARERTALSDALVADRIAIERVEPSVDGGRFAVKRVIGEPLVVRASIFSDGHAHLAAALQWRADGEDGWREVPFEAEPNDRWHACVTLDQLGRHAFRVIAWRDDWASLVDDVAKKHAAGQDVTLELREAQLLLATALKLAEPADARAVAQMERLVAEFKDAPADARLALLGAAPLADAFAALRYRPFVTHDETTYPVDVERRAARFSSWYEMFPRSASNDPHRHGTFDDVIAQLPRIRDMGFDVLYFPPIHPIGMAARKGRNNSLTAGPDDVGSPYAIGSPDGGHTAVHPQLGTLASFRTLVDAARAHGLEIALDFAIQCSPDHPWLAAHPGWFAWRPDGSLRFAENPPKRYQDIVNPDFYAPDALPGVWLALRDAVLFWVDAGVRIFRVDNPHTKPLPFWAWMIDDVRGRHPDVVFLSEAFTRPGMMYRLAKIGFSQSYTYFTWRESKREFIDYLTELATGPAREFFRPNFFVNTPDINPRHLQNAPRTQFVIRAALAATLAGSWGMYSGFELGESAPLPNSEEYANAEKYELRARDWSLAAHIGTEVARLNRARREHPALQTHLGITFADADNDMVLVFVKATPAFDSVIVVAISIDPWHPQAANFTLDSALWRGFGLVDGEPLDALEQDAAQAETWRGHRQYVSLDPHVRPYAIWRLAPSPGAARAAAPMSDHARSPSGAHA; from the coding sequence ATGGACTCCACGCCGACCTTCGCTCCGCACATCTATTTCTGCGACGCCCGCCTCGTCGGGCCGCTCGACGCGTGGCCGCAGACGTTCGCGCGAATCGCGGGAATGGGCTTCGATCACGTGCTCGTCGGTGCATTCTGGGCCGCGGGCGTCGCCGGCTTTCCGCGCCACGTGGCCGATTTTCGCCGGCCGGCCCAACCGTTCGCGACACGCGCGAGCGCGCTCGAGACGTTCTCGCGGCTCGCGCAGCTCGCGCACGGCCACGGGCTGCGCCTGCTGCTCGAAGTCGTGCCGGATCGCATCGCGCGCGAGAACCCGCTGCGCGCCGAGCATCCGGACTGGTACGTCGAGCGTACGCACGACGACGCGCTGATCGATCCGCGCGGCACCGCACACGCACTGGACGTCGCGCACGCGAACCTTGGCGACGAGGCGGCACGCGACGCGCTGTCGGCGTGGTGGTGCGCGCACCTCGCCACCTTCGCGGATGCGGGCGCGGCCGGCTTCCTGATCGACGCGCCGCATCATCTGCCGGCCGACTGGTGGCCCGGCTGGCGCGCGGCGCTGCGCCGCGCGCGCCCGGATGTCGCGGTGCTGGCCGCCGTGCCCGGCCATGCGCGCGACGCGCTCGCGCAGCTCGAAGCGGCCGGGTTCGACGCAGTGTTTTCATCGGTGCGCTGGTGGGACCTGCGCGCACCGTGGTTCGCCGACGAACACCGGCTGCTGCGGCGCATCGGCTCGCCGATCGCGTTTCCCGACGCGCTCGACGGCCCGCGCCTCGCCGACGACTGGCCCGACGCGCCGGACGATACCGTCGCACGCGCGTACCGCCGCGCGCTGTGGACGGCCGCGGCCGTCGGCACCGGCTGGCTCGTGCCGATGGGCTTCGAGCACGGCGTCGCGCTGCCGCTGATGGCGCGCGACGCGGACGCCGGGCGCTATCGCGCCGCATTCGAGCGCGCGCGCTTCGACCTGTCCGGCACGATCGCCGATGCGAACGCATGGCGCCGCGCGACGCCCGTAGCAGCCGCGCGCGGCGAAATCGCGCAACTGAGCGCGCCCGGCGCACCCGCAACGGTGCTGCTGCGCGGCACCGGGCCGTCGCTCGAACACGACGAAGCGGCACTGCTGATCGCGTTGAATCCCGATCTAGACGCGGCGGTGACGGTCGATCCCGCGACGATCCTGCCCGGCGTACCGGGCGGATTCACACGCGTCGTCACGCAGCATGGCGCGCAAACCCACCCGCCGGCCGCGCTCGAACCCTTCACGCTCGGGCCCGGCGCGTACGCGATGCTGCATGCGTGGCAGGCGCCGCCCGTCACGACGCTTCCCGACGATGCGCGCGAGCGCACGGCGCTGTCCGATGCACTCGTGGCCGACCGGATCGCGATCGAGCGCGTCGAGCCGTCGGTCGATGGCGGCCGCTTCGCGGTCAAGCGCGTGATCGGCGAACCGCTCGTTGTACGCGCATCGATCTTCTCGGACGGGCACGCGCATCTGGCGGCCGCGCTGCAGTGGCGCGCGGACGGCGAAGACGGCTGGCGCGAAGTGCCGTTCGAAGCCGAACCGAACGACCGCTGGCACGCGTGCGTCACGCTCGATCAGCTCGGCCGCCACGCCTTTCGCGTGATCGCGTGGCGCGACGACTGGGCGTCGCTGGTCGACGACGTCGCGAAGAAACACGCGGCCGGCCAGGACGTGACACTCGAACTGCGCGAAGCGCAGCTGCTGCTCGCGACCGCGCTCAAGCTCGCCGAGCCGGCCGATGCACGCGCGGTCGCGCAGATGGAACGCCTCGTCGCCGAGTTCAAGGACGCGCCGGCCGACGCCCGCCTCGCGCTGCTCGGCGCGGCGCCGCTCGCCGATGCGTTCGCGGCGCTGCGCTACCGCCCGTTCGTCACGCACGACGAAACCACCTACCCGGTCGACGTCGAGCGCCGCGCGGCGCGCTTCTCGAGCTGGTACGAGATGTTCCCGCGCTCGGCGAGCAACGATCCGCATCGGCACGGCACGTTCGACGACGTGATCGCGCAACTGCCGCGCATCCGCGACATGGGTTTCGACGTGCTGTATTTCCCGCCGATCCACCCGATCGGCATGGCCGCGCGCAAGGGCCGCAACAACAGCCTGACAGCCGGCCCCGACGATGTCGGCAGCCCGTACGCGATCGGCTCGCCCGACGGCGGACACACGGCCGTGCATCCGCAGCTCGGCACGCTCGCGTCGTTCCGCACGCTGGTCGATGCCGCGCGCGCGCACGGGCTCGAGATCGCGCTGGATTTCGCGATCCAGTGCTCGCCCGACCACCCGTGGCTCGCCGCGCATCCGGGCTGGTTCGCGTGGCGGCCCGACGGTTCGCTGCGCTTTGCGGAGAATCCGCCGAAGCGCTACCAGGACATCGTGAACCCCGATTTCTACGCGCCGGATGCACTGCCCGGCGTGTGGCTCGCGTTGCGTGACGCCGTGCTGTTCTGGGTCGACGCGGGCGTGCGGATCTTCCGCGTCGACAACCCGCACACGAAGCCGCTGCCGTTCTGGGCATGGATGATCGACGACGTGCGCGGCCGGCATCCGGACGTCGTGTTCCTGTCCGAAGCGTTTACGCGGCCGGGCATGATGTACCGGCTCGCGAAAATCGGTTTCTCGCAGTCGTACACGTACTTCACGTGGCGCGAGTCGAAGCGCGAATTCATCGATTACCTGACCGAGCTTGCGACCGGCCCCGCGCGCGAATTCTTCCGGCCGAACTTCTTCGTCAACACGCCCGATATCAACCCGCGCCACCTGCAGAACGCGCCGCGCACGCAGTTCGTGATCCGCGCGGCGCTCGCGGCGACGCTGGCCGGTTCATGGGGCATGTACTCGGGCTTCGAGCTCGGCGAATCGGCGCCCCTGCCGAACAGCGAGGAATACGCGAACGCGGAGAAGTACGAACTGCGCGCGCGCGACTGGAGCCTCGCCGCGCACATCGGTACAGAAGTCGCGCGGCTGAACCGCGCACGGCGCGAGCACCCGGCGCTGCAGACGCACCTCGGCATCACGTTCGCCGACGCGGACAACGACATGGTGCTGGTGTTCGTCAAGGCCACACCTGCGTTCGACAGCGTGATCGTCGTCGCGATCAGCATCGACCCGTGGCATCCGCAGGCCGCGAACTTCACGCTCGATTCAGCGCTGTGGCGCGGCTTCGGGCTCGTCGACGGCGAACCGCTCGATGCGCTCGAACAGGACGCCGCGCAAGCGGAAACGTGGCGCGGGCATCGCCAGTACGTGTCGCTCGATCCACATGTGCGGCCGTACGCAATCTGGCGGCTCGCGCCGTCTCCGGGCGCCGCGCGGGCGGCGGCGCCGATGTCGGACCACGCCCGATCCCCTTCGGGAGCCCACGCATGA
- the treS gene encoding maltose alpha-D-glucosyltransferase, whose protein sequence is MKREDSLDDVRRAQFPSLAPAGTPRRRRARRRAPALCADDPLWYKDAIIYQVHVKSFYDSNNDGIGDFPGLIAKLDYIAELGVDTVWLLPFYPSPRRDDGYDIADYRDVHPDYGTLADVRRFIREAHARGIRVITELVINHTSDQHPWFQRARRAKPGSMHRDYYMWSDTDTKYAGTRIIFLDTETSNWTHDPVAGQYYWHRFYSHQPDLNFDNPAVVREVMQVMRFWLDLGIDGLRLDAVPYLVAREGTNNENLPETHAILKRIRATIDAEYPNRMLLAEANQWPEDVQEYFGDEDECHMAFHFPLMPRIYMSIASEDRFPIVDIMRQTPALAPSNQWAVFLRNHDELTLEMVTDSERDLLWQTYASDRRARLNLGIRRRLAPLMERDRRRIELINSLLLSMPGTPVIYYGDELGMGDNIHLGDRDGVRTPMQWSSDRNGGFSRADPELLVLPPIMGSLYGYDAVNVEAQTRDPHSLLNWTRRILSTRRASQAFGRGTIRFLRPENRKVLAYLRELDGDDPVLCVANLSRASQAVELDLSEFAGRVPIEMTSDSPFPPIGQLPYLLTFPPYGFLWFVLAEHGREPSWRQPHAEPLPEYVTLVMRRDEARPDVAQLHTLAHDALPSWLARRRWFASKDRTIGDARLNVVTPVPGEPFQYAEAWVTSGRHGDVERYVVPLAAAWGGETSQPLFAQLALARVRRGHTVGYLTDAFALPSFARGMLRKLRDGATVPTTDGGRLEFLPEDALAALDPGDDAEVRWLAAEQSNSSLVIGDAIVLKLVRKVAHGVHPEAEMSRYLTRIGYANTATLAGEVVHVDPDGTPHTVAILQRYVDNQGDAWTRSFDFLRRAIDELALPAADEEEAAEEDEEPEALLGYASFAGIVGTRLGQLHVALAQPSDDPAFAPERATPDHVDGWCADAIASFEQALDVLRTRLDALDPVMRASADVLLASRDAAVRALGELVPRTLDAQCTRIHGDFHLGQVLDVQGDALLIDFEGEPARPLDRRRAKSHPLRDVAGLLRSLSYVSAIAQFAIEKAPPQAAGRKRALFDRFGQAAADRFVECYRAAAELAPARFVDPRYADRLLALFLIDKASYELCYEAANRPDWLSVPVGGLAALVERLLDDGSTPDDGGTR, encoded by the coding sequence ATGAAACGAGAAGATTCCCTCGACGACGTGCGCCGCGCGCAGTTCCCGTCGCTCGCGCCGGCCGGCACGCCGCGCCGGCGCCGTGCGCGCCGCCGCGCACCCGCGCTCTGCGCGGACGACCCGCTGTGGTACAAGGACGCGATCATCTACCAGGTGCACGTGAAGTCGTTCTACGACTCGAACAACGACGGCATCGGCGATTTCCCGGGCCTGATCGCGAAGCTCGACTACATCGCCGAACTCGGCGTCGACACGGTCTGGCTGCTGCCGTTCTACCCGTCGCCGCGCCGCGACGACGGCTACGACATCGCCGATTACCGCGACGTGCATCCCGACTACGGCACGCTCGCCGACGTGCGGCGCTTCATCCGCGAAGCGCATGCGCGCGGCATCCGCGTGATCACCGAGCTCGTGATCAACCACACGTCGGACCAGCATCCGTGGTTCCAGCGCGCGCGCCGCGCGAAGCCGGGCTCGATGCACCGCGACTACTACATGTGGTCCGACACCGACACGAAATACGCGGGCACGCGGATCATCTTCCTCGATACGGAAACGTCGAACTGGACGCACGATCCGGTCGCCGGCCAGTACTACTGGCACCGCTTCTATTCGCACCAACCCGACCTGAATTTCGACAACCCGGCCGTCGTGCGCGAGGTCATGCAGGTGATGCGCTTCTGGCTCGACCTCGGCATCGACGGGCTGCGGCTCGACGCGGTGCCCTATCTCGTCGCACGCGAAGGTACGAACAACGAGAACCTGCCGGAAACGCACGCGATCCTGAAGCGGATCCGCGCGACCATCGACGCCGAGTATCCGAACCGGATGCTGCTCGCGGAAGCGAACCAGTGGCCGGAAGACGTGCAGGAATATTTCGGCGACGAGGACGAATGCCACATGGCGTTCCACTTCCCGCTGATGCCGCGCATCTACATGTCGATCGCGAGCGAGGACCGCTTCCCGATCGTCGACATCATGCGGCAGACGCCTGCGCTCGCGCCGAGCAACCAGTGGGCCGTGTTCCTGCGCAACCACGACGAACTGACGCTCGAGATGGTGACCGATTCGGAGCGCGACCTGCTGTGGCAGACCTATGCGAGCGACCGGCGCGCGCGGCTGAACCTCGGCATCCGGCGCCGGCTCGCGCCGCTGATGGAACGCGACCGGCGACGCATCGAACTGATCAATTCGCTGCTGCTGTCGATGCCCGGCACGCCCGTCATCTACTACGGCGACGAGCTCGGGATGGGCGACAACATCCACCTCGGCGACCGCGACGGCGTGCGCACGCCGATGCAGTGGTCGTCGGACCGCAACGGCGGCTTCTCGCGCGCCGACCCCGAACTGCTGGTGCTGCCGCCCATCATGGGTTCGCTGTACGGCTATGACGCGGTCAACGTCGAGGCGCAGACGCGCGACCCGCATTCGCTGCTGAACTGGACGCGCCGCATCCTGTCGACGCGCCGCGCGTCGCAGGCGTTCGGGCGCGGCACGATCCGCTTCCTGCGCCCGGAGAACCGCAAGGTGCTCGCGTACCTGCGCGAGCTCGACGGCGACGATCCGGTGCTGTGCGTCGCGAACCTGTCGCGCGCGTCGCAGGCGGTCGAGCTCGACCTGTCCGAATTCGCGGGCCGCGTGCCGATCGAGATGACGTCGGATTCGCCGTTTCCGCCGATCGGCCAGCTCCCGTATCTCCTCACCTTTCCGCCGTACGGGTTCCTGTGGTTCGTGCTCGCCGAGCACGGGCGCGAACCGTCGTGGCGGCAGCCGCATGCAGAGCCGCTGCCCGAATACGTGACGCTCGTGATGCGGCGCGACGAGGCGCGGCCGGACGTCGCGCAACTGCACACGCTCGCGCACGATGCACTGCCGTCGTGGCTCGCGCGGCGGCGCTGGTTCGCGTCGAAGGATCGCACGATCGGCGACGCGCGGCTGAACGTCGTCACGCCGGTGCCGGGCGAGCCGTTCCAGTACGCGGAGGCATGGGTCACCTCCGGCCGGCATGGCGACGTCGAACGCTACGTCGTGCCGCTTGCGGCCGCGTGGGGCGGCGAGACCTCGCAGCCGCTGTTCGCGCAGCTCGCGCTGGCGCGCGTACGGCGCGGCCACACGGTCGGCTACCTGACCGACGCGTTCGCGCTGCCGTCATTCGCACGCGGGATGCTGCGCAAGCTGCGCGACGGCGCGACGGTGCCGACCACAGACGGCGGACGGCTCGAATTCCTGCCGGAAGACGCGCTCGCCGCGCTCGATCCCGGCGACGACGCCGAAGTGCGCTGGCTCGCGGCCGAGCAGAGCAACAGCTCGCTCGTGATCGGCGACGCGATCGTGCTGAAGCTGGTGCGCAAGGTCGCGCACGGCGTGCACCCCGAAGCGGAAATGAGCCGATACCTGACGCGGATCGGCTATGCGAACACCGCGACGCTCGCGGGCGAAGTCGTGCACGTCGATCCGGACGGCACGCCGCACACGGTCGCGATCCTGCAGCGCTATGTCGACAACCAGGGCGACGCGTGGACGCGTTCGTTCGACTTCCTGCGGCGCGCGATCGACGAGCTCGCGCTGCCGGCCGCCGACGAAGAAGAAGCGGCCGAAGAGGACGAAGAACCCGAGGCGCTGCTCGGTTATGCGTCATTCGCGGGCATCGTCGGCACGCGGCTCGGCCAGCTGCACGTCGCGCTCGCGCAGCCGTCCGACGATCCCGCGTTCGCGCCAGAACGCGCGACGCCCGACCATGTCGACGGCTGGTGCGCGGACGCGATCGCGTCGTTCGAGCAAGCGCTCGACGTGCTGCGCACGCGGCTCGATGCGCTCGATCCCGTGATGCGCGCTTCCGCCGACGTCCTGCTCGCGTCCCGCGACGCGGCCGTGCGCGCGCTCGGCGAACTCGTGCCGCGCACGCTCGATGCGCAATGCACGCGGATTCACGGCGATTTCCATCTCGGCCAGGTGCTCGACGTGCAGGGCGATGCGCTGCTGATCGACTTCGAGGGCGAACCGGCGCGCCCGCTCGACCGGCGCCGCGCGAAATCGCATCCGCTGCGCGACGTCGCCGGTCTCCTGCGCTCGCTGTCGTACGTGAGCGCGATCGCGCAATTCGCGATCGAGAAGGCGCCGCCGCAGGCGGCCGGCCGCAAGCGCGCGCTGTTCGACCGCTTCGGGCAGGCCGCCGCCGATCGCTTCGTCGAATGCTATCGCGCGGCCGCCGAGCTGGCGCCCGCGCGCTTCGTCGACCCGCGCTACGCCGATCGCCTGCTCGCGCTGTTCCTGATCGACAAGGCGTCGTACGAGCTGTGCTACGAAGCCGCGAACCGGCCCGACTGGCTGAGCGTGCCGGTCGGCGGGCTCGCGGCGCTCGTCGAACGCCTGCTCGACGACGGCAGCACACCCGACGACGGAGGCACGCGATGA
- the glgB gene encoding 1,4-alpha-glucan branching protein GlgB produces the protein MTDTLFERADIDALLAGRHPDPFACLGPHGQADRIVVRALLPGAERVRALSPDGDELGALACVDRAGCFAGTIARNGDVSRYRLAIDWPDARQVTDDAYAFGTLLDDAALARFSAGDPAAVLDCLGATPARIDDIDGVRFAVWAPNAQRVSVVGNFNAWDGRRHPMRLRRPSGVWELFVPGIGAGEHYKYELRAPDGRVLPNKADPCARATEAPPHTASVVADVAALDAFAWHDHGWMHARPHTDRYRVPWSIYEVHAESWQRVPEEMDRSATWDELAERLIPYVQGMGFTHVEFMPIAEYPFGGSWGYQPLAQFAPSARFGPVDGFARFVDRAHAAGIGVIVDWVPAHFPDDPHGLAQFDGSALYEHADPREGLHPDWHTCVFNVGRTEVGAFLVASALAWARRYHVDGIRVDAVASMLYRDYSRKEGEWVPNVHGGRENLESVAFLRLLNDTMHGAAAPAGVVTVAEESTAWPGVTAPTGDGGLGFDFKWNMGWMHDTLAYLREDPVHRRYHHDRMTFGLIYAFSERFVLPLSHDEVVHGKGSLVTKMPGDAWQKLATLRAYFGFMWAHPGKKLLFMGNEFAQWAEFAHDATPHWDLLDAPAHRGVQRLVRDLNRAYAAEPALHALDCHAAGFAWLIGDDRDNSVFAFARRDEAGHMVVAVCNFTPVPRTGYRVGLPAPGPWRELMNTDAASYGGTNAGNDGTVQAEAVPAHGEAWSATLRLPPLATLWLSPA, from the coding sequence ATGACCGATACGCTGTTCGAACGCGCCGATATCGATGCGCTGCTCGCCGGCCGCCATCCCGATCCGTTCGCATGCCTCGGCCCGCACGGGCAAGCCGACCGGATCGTCGTGCGCGCGCTGCTGCCCGGCGCCGAACGCGTGCGCGCGCTGTCGCCGGACGGCGACGAACTCGGCGCGCTCGCGTGCGTCGATCGCGCCGGCTGCTTCGCGGGAACGATCGCACGCAACGGCGATGTTTCCCGTTACCGGCTCGCGATCGACTGGCCTGACGCGCGGCAGGTGACCGACGACGCGTATGCGTTCGGCACGCTGCTCGACGACGCGGCGCTCGCGCGTTTCTCGGCCGGCGACCCGGCTGCCGTGCTCGACTGCCTCGGCGCGACGCCCGCGCGCATCGACGATATCGACGGCGTGCGTTTCGCGGTATGGGCGCCGAACGCGCAGCGCGTGTCGGTGGTCGGCAATTTCAACGCGTGGGACGGGCGCCGTCATCCGATGCGGCTGCGGCGGCCGTCGGGCGTGTGGGAGCTGTTCGTGCCGGGCATCGGCGCGGGCGAGCACTACAAGTACGAGCTGCGCGCGCCCGACGGGCGCGTGCTGCCGAACAAGGCCGATCCGTGTGCACGCGCGACCGAAGCGCCGCCGCACACGGCGTCCGTCGTCGCCGACGTCGCGGCGCTCGACGCGTTCGCATGGCACGACCACGGCTGGATGCACGCGCGGCCGCACACTGACCGCTACCGCGTGCCGTGGTCGATCTACGAGGTGCATGCGGAATCGTGGCAGCGCGTGCCCGAGGAGATGGACCGCAGCGCGACGTGGGACGAGCTTGCCGAGCGGCTGATTCCGTACGTGCAGGGGATGGGCTTCACGCACGTCGAGTTCATGCCGATCGCCGAATACCCGTTCGGCGGCTCGTGGGGCTACCAGCCGCTCGCGCAGTTCGCGCCGTCGGCGCGCTTCGGGCCGGTCGACGGCTTCGCGCGGTTCGTCGACCGCGCGCATGCGGCCGGCATCGGCGTGATCGTCGACTGGGTGCCCGCGCACTTCCCGGACGACCCGCACGGCCTCGCGCAGTTCGACGGCAGCGCGCTGTACGAGCACGCCGATCCGCGAGAAGGCTTGCATCCCGACTGGCACACGTGCGTGTTCAACGTCGGGCGCACCGAAGTCGGCGCGTTCCTCGTCGCGTCGGCGCTCGCGTGGGCGCGCCGGTATCACGTCGACGGCATCCGCGTCGATGCGGTCGCGTCGATGCTGTACCGCGACTATTCGCGCAAGGAAGGCGAATGGGTGCCGAACGTGCACGGCGGCCGCGAGAACCTCGAATCGGTCGCGTTCCTGCGCCTGCTGAACGATACGATGCACGGTGCGGCCGCACCGGCCGGCGTCGTCACCGTCGCCGAGGAATCGACCGCGTGGCCGGGCGTCACCGCGCCGACCGGCGACGGCGGGCTCGGCTTCGACTTCAAGTGGAACATGGGATGGATGCACGACACGCTCGCGTATCTGCGCGAGGACCCCGTGCACCGCCGCTATCACCACGACCGGATGACGTTCGGGCTCATCTATGCGTTCTCCGAGCGCTTCGTGCTGCCGCTGTCGCACGACGAGGTCGTGCACGGCAAGGGCTCGCTCGTCACGAAAATGCCGGGCGACGCATGGCAGAAGCTCGCGACGCTGCGCGCGTATTTCGGCTTCATGTGGGCGCACCCCGGCAAGAAGCTGCTGTTCATGGGCAACGAATTCGCGCAATGGGCCGAGTTCGCGCACGACGCGACGCCGCACTGGGACCTGCTCGACGCGCCCGCGCATCGCGGCGTGCAACGGCTCGTGCGCGACCTGAACCGCGCGTATGCGGCCGAACCGGCGCTGCATGCGCTCGACTGCCACGCGGCCGGCTTCGCCTGGCTGATCGGTGACGATCGCGACAACAGCGTGTTCGCGTTCGCGCGCCGCGACGAGGCCGGGCACATGGTGGTCGCCGTCTGCAACTTCACGCCGGTGCCGCGCACCGGCTACCGCGTCGGCCTGCCCGCGCCCGGACCGTGGCGCGAATTGATGAACACCGATGCCGCATCGTACGGCGGCACCAACGCCGGCAACGACGGTACTGTGCAAGCCGAGGCCGTCCCCGCGCACGGCGAGGCGTGGTCGGCCACGCTGCGCCTGCCGCCGCTCGCCACGCTGT